From the Phycisphaeraceae bacterium genome, one window contains:
- the trpD gene encoding anthranilate phosphoribosyltransferase, with product MIREVLPDLVKLRSLSRESAEAIFDAIMEGKAEPLEIAALLALIQARGATVEEVVSAARAMRRHLVPVETPVGLRVMDTCGTGGTGSRVFNISTSAAIVVAAAGRPRGLAVAKHGNRAVTSASGSSDVLQELGVELPMPAGSLPKAMDEAGVCFCFAPAHHPGMKHAGPIRAALGIRTIFNLLGPLTNPAGARHQLLGVGDEATQDLMVRALEQLGAERAWVVTTELPDGRRLGELTPFAPISVAKLEGGVIESMTVDPAGLGLAGDDPSSIVVANPAESAAMIRAVFDGEAGAARNTVVLNAAAALVVGEVAEGLEEGVVMAAEALDSGAARLTLAKLADLSRAG from the coding sequence GTGATTCGTGAGGTGCTGCCAGATCTGGTGAAGCTGCGGAGCCTGTCGAGGGAGTCGGCGGAGGCGATCTTTGATGCGATCATGGAGGGGAAGGCCGAGCCGCTGGAGATCGCGGCGCTGCTGGCGCTGATTCAGGCTCGGGGGGCGACGGTGGAGGAGGTGGTCTCGGCGGCCAGGGCGATGCGTCGTCATCTGGTGCCGGTGGAGACGCCGGTGGGCCTGCGGGTGATGGACACGTGCGGGACGGGCGGGACCGGGTCGCGGGTGTTTAATATTTCGACGTCGGCGGCGATCGTGGTGGCGGCGGCGGGTCGGCCGAGGGGGTTGGCGGTGGCGAAGCATGGGAATCGTGCGGTGACGAGTGCCTCGGGGTCTTCGGACGTGCTTCAGGAACTGGGTGTGGAGCTGCCGATGCCTGCGGGGTCGTTGCCCAAGGCAATGGACGAGGCGGGGGTCTGCTTTTGTTTTGCGCCAGCTCATCATCCGGGCATGAAGCACGCGGGGCCGATCCGGGCGGCGCTGGGGATTCGGACGATCTTCAATCTCTTGGGCCCACTGACGAATCCTGCGGGGGCGCGGCATCAGTTGTTGGGCGTGGGGGATGAGGCGACGCAGGACCTGATGGTGCGAGCGCTGGAGCAGCTCGGGGCGGAACGGGCGTGGGTGGTGACGACGGAGCTGCCGGATGGGCGTCGGTTGGGCGAGCTGACGCCTTTTGCGCCGATCAGTGTGGCGAAGCTGGAGGGTGGGGTGATCGAGTCGATGACGGTTGATCCGGCGGGGCTGGGGTTGGCGGGGGATGATCCGTCTTCGATCGTGGTCGCCAACCCGGCGGAGAGTGCGGCGATGATCCGGGCGGTGTTTGATGGGGAGGCGGGGGCGGCGCGAAACACGGTGGTGCTCAACGCGGCGGCAGCGCTGGTCGTGGGTGAGGTGGCGGAGGGTCTTGAAGAGGGGGTGGTGATGGCGGCGGAGGCATTGGATTCGGGGGCGGCGCGGTTGACGCTGGCGAAGCTCGCTGACCTGTCGCGGGCGGGTTGA
- the tsaB gene encoding tRNA (adenosine(37)-N6)-threonylcarbamoyltransferase complex dimerization subunit type 1 TsaB: MTGSGSRLLVAIETSGRVASVAVGSEDQPEVVERFEPSRRHSVGLVAKLSEVFDRGGWLARDVGVIAVSSGPGSFTGLRVGFAAAQGLVLATGARVVVVPTAEVLAHNAPEAVQRVGVVLNSKGRAGYLGGYERRGAELMAIREPEVGSVEDLVGMSVGVVVAEKLPEGWGAMLESAGVEVLEGESAVCSAGVVYRLGRAAVERGHYSDPSALVPTYGREPEAVTLWKQRSRG; encoded by the coding sequence GTGACGGGATCGGGATCACGGCTGCTGGTGGCGATCGAGACGAGCGGGAGGGTCGCGTCGGTCGCGGTGGGCTCTGAAGATCAACCGGAGGTGGTGGAGCGGTTTGAGCCGTCGCGGCGGCACTCGGTGGGTCTGGTGGCGAAGCTGTCGGAGGTGTTTGATCGTGGGGGGTGGTTGGCGCGGGATGTGGGCGTGATCGCGGTGTCGAGTGGGCCGGGGTCGTTCACGGGGTTGAGGGTGGGGTTTGCGGCGGCGCAGGGTTTGGTATTGGCGACCGGTGCGCGGGTGGTGGTGGTGCCGACGGCGGAGGTGCTGGCGCACAACGCACCGGAGGCAGTTCAGCGGGTTGGGGTGGTGCTGAACAGCAAAGGGCGGGCGGGTTATCTGGGGGGATACGAACGGCGCGGGGCGGAGTTGATGGCGATCCGGGAGCCGGAGGTGGGGTCGGTGGAGGACCTGGTGGGGATGTCGGTGGGGGTGGTGGTGGCGGAGAAGCTGCCGGAGGGGTGGGGGGCGATGCTCGAGTCGGCGGGGGTTGAGGTGCTCGAGGGTGAGTCGGCGGTGTGTTCGGCAGGGGTGGTTTATCGGCTGGGTCGCGCAGCGGTGGAGCGGGGCCACTACAGTGATCCATCCGCGTTGGTGCCGACGTATGGGCGAGAGCCTGAGGCTGTGACGCTGTGGAAGCAGCGTTCGCGGGGCTGA
- the der gene encoding ribosome biogenesis GTPase Der, whose amino-acid sequence MLPKIVIVGRPNVGKSSLLNLLAGRMISIVDDQAGVTRDRIMAIAEVPGHPGEEPRTVEVIDTGGYGIEDSQNLTKEVERQIAAGLAEAHVVLFVVDAQSGMTPLDRTVADVIRESLGRGSAAKPCLLVVNKVDSERFEAEAWEAAALGLGEPVFVSAKTNHNKRLFYEALTRALSGVVVEEGGGDLRDAGIKIAIVGKRNAGKSTLTNALAGSERVIVSEQEGTTRDSVDVRFEVTTDNGGTRVFTAIDTAGVRKRKSMKQDIEYYAHHRALRSVRRADVCLLLIDATLPLSQVDKQLGNEMLEHHRPTVLVINKWDIVEKQHTQEEYAEYLDRELKGFSFAPIVFVSAKNAEGIRDMLALVVNLYEQAGHRVGTGELNSAIERIMAERGPSAKGGKLPKLYYATQTAVYPPTITIFVNDPDLFNLNYRKFLMNRFRDELPYAEVPIDLQFRGKPKQTAAERVEGRRGLGS is encoded by the coding sequence GTGCTGCCGAAGATTGTCATTGTTGGCCGACCGAATGTTGGGAAGTCGTCGCTGCTGAACCTGCTGGCGGGGCGGATGATCAGCATCGTGGACGATCAGGCGGGGGTGACGCGGGATCGGATCATGGCGATCGCGGAGGTTCCGGGGCACCCGGGCGAGGAGCCGCGGACGGTGGAGGTGATCGATACCGGGGGGTACGGGATTGAAGACAGTCAGAATCTGACGAAGGAGGTCGAGCGTCAGATCGCGGCGGGGTTGGCCGAGGCGCACGTGGTGCTGTTTGTGGTGGATGCACAGTCGGGGATGACGCCTCTGGACCGGACGGTGGCGGACGTGATCCGTGAGAGTCTGGGGCGCGGATCGGCGGCGAAGCCGTGTCTGCTGGTTGTGAACAAGGTGGACTCGGAGCGATTTGAGGCGGAGGCGTGGGAGGCGGCGGCGCTGGGGCTGGGGGAGCCGGTGTTTGTGTCGGCCAAGACGAATCACAACAAGCGGTTGTTTTATGAGGCGCTGACGCGAGCGTTGTCGGGTGTGGTGGTGGAAGAGGGTGGCGGGGACCTGCGGGACGCGGGGATCAAGATCGCGATCGTGGGCAAACGGAACGCGGGGAAGTCGACGCTGACCAATGCGCTGGCGGGTTCGGAGCGTGTGATTGTTTCCGAGCAGGAGGGCACGACGCGGGACTCGGTGGACGTGCGGTTTGAGGTGACGACGGACAATGGCGGGACACGCGTCTTCACGGCCATCGATACGGCGGGGGTGCGGAAGCGCAAGTCAATGAAGCAGGACATCGAGTACTACGCGCACCATCGCGCGCTGCGGAGTGTGCGGCGGGCGGATGTGTGTCTGCTGCTGATCGACGCGACGTTGCCGCTGAGTCAGGTGGACAAGCAGCTGGGCAACGAGATGCTGGAGCATCACCGGCCGACGGTGCTGGTGATCAACAAGTGGGACATCGTGGAGAAGCAGCACACTCAGGAGGAATACGCTGAGTACCTGGATCGTGAACTAAAGGGGTTCTCTTTTGCGCCGATCGTGTTTGTGAGCGCGAAGAACGCTGAGGGGATTCGGGACATGCTGGCGCTGGTGGTGAATTTGTATGAGCAGGCGGGCCATCGGGTGGGGACGGGTGAGCTGAACAGCGCGATCGAGCGGATCATGGCGGAGCGGGGTCCGAGTGCGAAGGGCGGGAAGCTGCCGAAGCTGTACTACGCGACGCAGACGGCGGTTTATCCGCCAACGATCACGATTTTCGTGAACGACCCGGACCTGTTTAATCTCAACTACCGGAAGTTCCTGATGAACCGTTTCCGGGACGAGTTGCCTTATGCCGAGGTGCCGATCGACCTGCAGTTCCGCGGCAAGCCGAAGCAGACGGCGGCGGAGCGGGTGGAGGGGAGGCGGGGATTAGGCAGTTGA
- a CDS encoding phosphopantothenoylcysteine decarboxylase, which translates to MRLLITAGPTREPIDRVRYIGNRSSGSLGVALAAAGAAAGHQVTTLLGPVCPDLAAQARSAGRLYRFESSAELSQLMEAHFRDAETLIMAAAVADFRPATVAEGKLTRHTDPHHETTLKLMPTPDLVARAAATKRPGQRVVAFALEEPRHLEQRAAEKLRRKAVDAIIANPLGTMEADAITATWVPANGPTERLERLAKADFAAWLIAHIAIWAHQD; encoded by the coding sequence ATGCGCCTGCTCATCACCGCTGGCCCCACCCGCGAGCCCATCGACCGCGTCCGGTACATCGGCAACCGCTCCAGCGGGTCCCTTGGCGTCGCGCTCGCCGCCGCAGGCGCTGCCGCAGGTCATCAAGTCACCACGCTCCTCGGCCCCGTCTGTCCCGACCTCGCCGCGCAAGCCAGATCCGCTGGCCGTCTCTACCGCTTCGAGTCCTCCGCCGAGCTGAGCCAGCTCATGGAAGCCCACTTCCGCGATGCCGAGACCCTCATCATGGCCGCCGCCGTCGCCGACTTCCGCCCCGCGACGGTCGCCGAGGGCAAGCTCACTCGCCACACCGACCCCCACCACGAAACCACCCTCAAACTGATGCCAACACCCGATCTCGTCGCCCGCGCCGCCGCCACCAAACGCCCCGGCCAGCGGGTTGTCGCCTTCGCCCTCGAAGAGCCCCGGCACCTTGAACAACGAGCCGCCGAGAAGCTGCGCCGCAAGGCCGTCGATGCCATCATCGCCAACCCCCTCGGCACCATGGAAGCCGACGCCATCACCGCCACATGGGTCCCCGCCAACGGCCCGACCGAACGCCTCGAACGCCTCGCCAAAGCCGATTTCGCCGCCTGGCTCATCGCCCACATCGCCATTTGGGCCCACCAGGACTAA
- a CDS encoding pitrilysin family protein gives MSSIRTHTLDNGLAVVLEPMTGIESVSLSLLVPAGISAEPEDRQGLAGLLAEMICRGAGGLSSREHVNLLDRLGVQRSTSASVRYLRVGATMVADRLTEALPPLLDMVLRPNLSEPDFEPSRQLSLQTLDGLQDDPQHRVMLDLRRLQFPHPLGRSPHGRREDIEDATIDELRAFWSSRCLPAGSVLAVAGKIDADALLQQIKQLVSSWTGQADDITLAPAPEPQTHHSNEKTAQVHIGIGLDAIPEKHPDIWSQRLALAVLSGGMSARLFTEVREKRGLCYSVFASYAGGPEFGAILAYAGTTPERAPQTLEVLSAELLRIHEGVEDGEFGRAKTGMKARVIMSGESTNARASALASDHAILGRARSLEEIAEQIDAIDLDTLNTFLAKRLPGPQRIVTIGPEPIAAPAESPAEPAAS, from the coding sequence ATGTCATCGATCCGCACCCACACGCTCGACAATGGACTCGCCGTGGTCCTCGAACCCATGACCGGCATCGAGTCCGTGTCGCTTTCGCTTCTGGTCCCCGCCGGAATTTCCGCCGAGCCCGAAGACCGCCAAGGTCTGGCCGGACTCCTCGCCGAGATGATCTGTCGAGGTGCTGGCGGGCTGAGCAGCCGCGAACACGTCAATCTTCTCGACCGCTTGGGCGTCCAGCGATCCACCTCCGCTTCCGTCCGCTACCTCCGCGTCGGGGCCACCATGGTCGCCGACCGGCTCACCGAAGCACTCCCGCCTCTGCTGGATATGGTCCTCCGCCCGAATCTTTCTGAACCCGACTTCGAGCCCAGCCGGCAACTCTCCCTCCAGACACTCGACGGCCTCCAGGACGACCCACAGCATCGGGTCATGCTCGACCTCCGCCGCCTCCAGTTCCCGCATCCGCTGGGCCGCTCACCCCACGGTCGCCGGGAAGACATCGAGGACGCCACGATCGATGAGCTCCGCGCGTTCTGGTCTTCGCGTTGCCTGCCCGCAGGTTCAGTGCTCGCCGTCGCCGGGAAGATCGACGCCGATGCCTTGCTGCAACAGATCAAACAACTCGTCTCATCGTGGACCGGCCAGGCCGATGACATCACGCTTGCCCCAGCCCCCGAGCCGCAGACTCATCACAGCAACGAGAAGACAGCCCAGGTCCACATCGGTATCGGCCTCGACGCCATCCCCGAGAAGCACCCCGACATCTGGTCGCAGCGCCTCGCCCTCGCCGTGCTCTCTGGCGGGATGTCCGCCCGCCTCTTCACCGAGGTCCGCGAGAAACGCGGGCTCTGCTACTCCGTCTTCGCTAGCTACGCAGGCGGGCCCGAGTTCGGTGCCATCCTGGCCTACGCCGGAACCACACCCGAACGCGCCCCCCAGACCCTCGAAGTCCTCTCCGCCGAGCTGCTCCGCATCCACGAAGGCGTCGAAGACGGCGAGTTTGGCCGCGCCAAGACCGGCATGAAAGCCCGCGTGATCATGTCCGGCGAGTCCACCAATGCCCGAGCCTCAGCCCTCGCTTCCGACCACGCCATCCTCGGCAGAGCCCGATCCCTGGAAGAAATCGCCGAGCAGATCGATGCCATCGATCTCGACACCCTCAACACCTTCCTCGCCAAACGCCTGCCAGGACCCCAGCGAATTGTCACCATCGGCCCCGAGCCCATCGCCGCACCCGCCGAATCTCCTGCCGAGCCAGCGGCATCCTGA
- a CDS encoding diguanylate cyclase has translation MNQRQTVLIIDDSPDIHRLIETRGQSLEVDFISAFDITSGLELARLNNPDLILLDVDLGEGASGFDLCTQLKADPATQDIPVIFLTAQEHSESKVLAFEVGAVDYVVKPFDYGELLARMRSALRTRTLLLMLAEHANMDGLTGLHNRRFFDERLVQEIEVARRYQCPLALLLLDIDHFKSINDSLGHPRGDQVIQRIAKLLMASCRTSDIPCRLGGDEFALILPQTRLPLAESVAQRLCGALHTDETVIRLDPTGVTCSIGIAGTDARRPLTAEELITTADQALYKAKHNGRDGFASLNPAAAAA, from the coding sequence ATGAACCAACGCCAAACCGTCCTGATCATTGACGACTCGCCCGACATCCACCGTCTCATCGAGACGCGCGGACAATCGCTCGAAGTCGATTTCATCTCAGCATTCGACATCACCTCAGGGCTTGAACTAGCTCGCTTGAACAACCCCGACCTGATCCTTCTGGACGTCGATCTGGGAGAAGGCGCCTCTGGATTCGATCTCTGCACTCAGCTCAAGGCAGATCCCGCGACCCAGGACATCCCGGTCATCTTCCTCACCGCTCAGGAGCACAGCGAGAGCAAGGTCCTCGCGTTCGAGGTCGGCGCCGTGGATTACGTCGTCAAGCCGTTTGACTACGGCGAACTGCTCGCGCGGATGCGTTCGGCCCTGCGAACACGCACCCTCCTGCTGATGCTCGCCGAGCACGCCAACATGGATGGCCTCACCGGGCTGCACAACCGACGCTTCTTCGACGAGCGACTCGTCCAGGAAATCGAGGTCGCCAGGCGGTACCAGTGCCCGCTCGCGCTGTTGCTCCTCGATATCGACCACTTCAAATCCATCAACGACAGTCTCGGTCACCCCCGAGGCGATCAGGTCATCCAGCGCATCGCCAAGCTCCTGATGGCCAGTTGCCGCACCAGCGACATCCCCTGTCGGCTCGGCGGAGACGAGTTTGCCCTCATCCTCCCCCAGACACGCTTGCCCCTGGCCGAGTCGGTCGCGCAGCGCCTATGCGGTGCCCTGCACACCGATGAGACCGTGATCCGCCTCGACCCCACAGGCGTGACGTGCAGCATCGGCATCGCCGGGACCGACGCCCGTCGCCCGCTGACCGCCGAGGAACTCATCACCACCGCCGACCAGGCTCTCTACAAGGCCAAGCACAACGGCCGCGACGGGTTCGCATCACTCAACCCCGCCGCCGCTGCGGCCTGA
- a CDS encoding Hpt domain-containing protein, with product MRELARMFVDELPARLDQITAALKAHQISDLTRLAHQLKGAAGGYGFMPITEKAREVETLARSEQDMDGLIAQVDQLVQLCQRATV from the coding sequence ATGCGCGAGCTCGCACGAATGTTCGTGGATGAACTCCCCGCCCGACTCGATCAGATCACCGCTGCCCTCAAAGCGCATCAGATCAGCGACCTGACCCGACTGGCCCACCAACTCAAAGGGGCCGCCGGCGGTTACGGGTTCATGCCCATCACCGAGAAGGCACGCGAGGTCGAAACCCTGGCACGCTCTGAGCAAGACATGGACGGACTCATCGCTCAGGTCGATCAACTCGTGCAGCTCTGCCAGAGGGCAACCGTCTAA
- a CDS encoding uracil-DNA glycosylase — MQQRLKQLNQTVADCKRCPRLAAYLKEVDERKRASYREEDYWSRPVPNLLSSDELPARILIVGLAPGAHGANRTGRMFTGDRSGDFLFEAMHHAGLCNQPVSKHCQDGLTLRGCVITAAAHCAPPGNKPTGEELICCRDHLTATIDLMPELKAVVTLGRIAHDAVLSQAIERGWIERRKDAPFGHGLEHCVAGGAVVLLPSYHPSQQNTFTGRLTMPMLTQVFQAAAGCTRDAIRPDFAGDD, encoded by the coding sequence ATGCAGCAGAGACTTAAGCAGTTGAACCAGACCGTGGCGGACTGTAAGCGGTGCCCGCGGCTGGCGGCCTATCTCAAAGAGGTCGATGAGCGCAAGCGGGCTTCTTATCGGGAGGAGGATTATTGGAGTCGGCCCGTGCCGAACCTGCTGTCCTCGGATGAGCTACCGGCTCGCATCCTGATCGTGGGTCTGGCGCCTGGTGCGCACGGGGCCAACCGGACCGGGCGGATGTTCACCGGCGATCGTTCTGGTGACTTCCTGTTCGAGGCGATGCACCACGCGGGGCTGTGCAATCAGCCAGTGTCCAAGCATTGTCAAGACGGCCTGACGCTGCGTGGCTGTGTCATCACGGCGGCGGCGCACTGCGCCCCGCCCGGCAACAAGCCGACGGGTGAGGAGTTGATCTGCTGCCGGGACCACCTGACCGCGACGATTGATCTCATGCCGGAACTGAAGGCTGTCGTCACCCTGGGTCGTATCGCCCACGATGCGGTGCTGAGCCAGGCGATCGAGCGGGGCTGGATTGAGAGGCGAAAGGATGCGCCCTTTGGCCACGGCCTGGAGCATTGCGTGGCCGGCGGAGCGGTGGTCTTGCTGCCGAGCTACCACCCGAGTCAGCAGAACACGTTTACCGGGCGGCTGACGATGCCGATGCTCACTCAGGTCTTTCAGGCCGCCGCAGGATGTACCCGCGATGCGATCAGGCCGGATTTCGCAGGGGATGATTGA
- a CDS encoding Bax inhibitor-1/YccA family protein: protein MASSNPAFSDRAMDRIRAQADDVLRSPSEPQESAPVRATGSMTITGSCLKTLSMFGLVMIAGSFTWDMAMSGSPNAQAWLFGGAIGGLIVGILTCFKPNLAPITAPIYAVLQGLFLGGISAMYNAQFQGIVLQAVMLTMAVACAMAALYAFRIIRVTAKVRGMIVSATLAVMLVYLASFVLGMFGAGIPFLHDTGPLGIGISLVIVGIAAFNLLLDFDFIEKGSAQGLPKWAEWYAAFGLMVTLIWLYLEVLRLLSKLRSR, encoded by the coding sequence ATGGCAAGCAGCAACCCGGCATTCAGCGATCGTGCGATGGATCGGATCCGAGCCCAGGCGGATGACGTCCTACGATCGCCATCGGAGCCCCAGGAAAGCGCGCCGGTGCGAGCGACGGGTTCGATGACCATCACCGGGTCGTGCCTCAAGACGCTGTCGATGTTTGGTCTGGTGATGATCGCTGGCAGCTTTACCTGGGATATGGCTATGAGCGGGTCGCCCAATGCGCAGGCCTGGCTCTTTGGCGGAGCGATCGGCGGGCTGATTGTTGGGATTCTGACCTGCTTCAAGCCCAATCTGGCACCGATCACCGCACCGATCTACGCGGTCCTGCAAGGCCTGTTCTTAGGCGGGATCTCGGCGATGTACAACGCCCAGTTCCAGGGCATCGTCCTGCAAGCGGTCATGCTGACCATGGCCGTCGCCTGTGCGATGGCGGCGCTGTATGCGTTTCGCATCATCCGTGTGACCGCAAAGGTCCGGGGGATGATCGTCTCGGCAACCCTGGCGGTCATGCTCGTATATCTGGCCTCGTTCGTACTTGGCATGTTTGGAGCGGGGATTCCGTTCCTGCACGACACCGGCCCGCTGGGCATCGGCATCAGCCTGGTGATTGTCGGCATCGCCGCCTTCAACCTACTGCTGGACTTCGATTTCATCGAGAAGGGTTCGGCCCAGGGCCTGCCGAAGTGGGCGGAGTGGTACGCGGCGTTTGGTCTGATGGTCACGCTGATCTGGCTGTATCTGGAGGTTCTCCGGTTGCTCTCGAAGCTGCGGAGCCGGTAA
- a CDS encoding nucleoside monophosphate kinase has translation MNRYKTMLLFGAPGAGKGTQGAILGRIPGFYHCSCGDVFRSIDVQSELGKIFYEYSSRGQLVPDEVTVKMWAQVIKAHTVLSQFKPHFDLLILDGIPRTLEQAKLMDEHIDVLKIVHLVCNDEKEMFARLRKRALKDNRHDDADEKVIRKRWRVYEEETAPVLAHYPQDRVIPIDSLGSPAGILHDILKVVVPIQQKHFDAFDG, from the coding sequence ATGAACCGCTACAAAACCATGCTCCTCTTTGGTGCCCCCGGGGCCGGCAAAGGCACCCAGGGCGCGATCCTCGGCCGCATCCCCGGCTTCTACCACTGCTCCTGCGGGGATGTGTTCCGCTCGATCGACGTGCAGTCCGAGTTGGGCAAGATCTTTTACGAATACTCGTCACGCGGACAACTGGTCCCGGACGAAGTCACCGTGAAGATGTGGGCCCAGGTGATCAAGGCCCACACCGTCCTGAGTCAGTTCAAGCCTCACTTCGACCTGCTGATCCTCGACGGCATCCCACGCACGCTCGAGCAGGCCAAGCTCATGGATGAGCACATCGACGTGCTCAAGATTGTCCACTTGGTCTGCAACGACGAGAAGGAGATGTTCGCCCGTCTCCGCAAACGCGCCCTCAAGGACAACCGCCACGATGACGCCGATGAAAAAGTCATCCGCAAACGCTGGCGCGTCTACGAAGAAGAGACCGCCCCCGTGCTCGCTCACTACCCCCAGGACCGCGTCATCCCGATCGACTCACTTGGATCACCTGCGGGTATCCTCCACGACATCCTCAAGGTTGTCGTCCCGATCCAGCAGAAGCACTTCGACGCCTTCGACGGCTAG
- a CDS encoding Rrf2 family transcriptional regulator codes for MQTISNHGNVMLSLTKKSDYALVALAYLGLRWHDQTGPASARQVAASFDLPAALLMNIMKDLASAGIVTSTRGARGGYELAREPGEINLLDVFVALEGPIHLVECCTDRQKNGTCSIAEGCPVRLPMQKLDRRLQSFFRSVSLQDLITSDADAPMNSDRVALTRSGHLTDPGTTTNPTSHPKPSTS; via the coding sequence ATGCAGACGATCTCAAACCATGGAAACGTCATGCTGAGCCTGACCAAAAAGTCCGATTATGCCCTCGTCGCCCTGGCCTACCTAGGCCTGAGGTGGCACGATCAGACCGGTCCGGCCAGTGCCCGGCAGGTCGCTGCGTCGTTCGATCTGCCGGCCGCCCTGCTGATGAACATTATGAAGGACCTCGCGTCTGCGGGCATTGTCACCTCGACCCGCGGGGCCCGAGGCGGCTACGAACTCGCCCGCGAGCCGGGTGAGATCAATCTCCTCGATGTATTTGTCGCTCTCGAAGGCCCGATCCATCTTGTCGAGTGCTGCACCGACCGTCAGAAAAACGGCACCTGCAGCATCGCCGAGGGCTGCCCGGTCCGGCTCCCGATGCAGAAGCTCGACCGGCGGCTGCAAAGCTTTTTCCGATCGGTCAGCCTCCAAGACCTCATCACTTCCGACGCTGACGCGCCTATGAATAGCGACCGGGTAGCATTAACCCGTTCGGGTCATCTCACTGACCCTGGCACGACCACCAACCCTACGTCCCATCCAAAACCGTCCACGAGCTAA
- a CDS encoding IscS subfamily cysteine desulfurase, with protein sequence MAPKLPIYMDHNATTPMDPRVLDVMLPYFTEHYGNASSRNHSFGWAAEDGVDKARHQVASLIGANSKEIIWTSGATESNNLAIKGVAEMYASKGKHIISASHEHKAVLDPCKRLQREGFEVTFLDPNEDGVIYAEQVREAMRDDTILVSIMWANNEVGTVNEIPEIGALCKDRGVLFHTDATQWVGKMPTDVEAAGVDLLSATAHKMYGPKGAGFLYVRRRKPRVRLAPLIDGGGHERGMRSGTLNVTGIVGLGAACEICANEMESEAKKLSTLRDRLIEGICGKLETAVLNGHKTRRLPHTANISFPYVEGESLMMAMKEIAVSSGSACTSASLEPSYVLKALGAGDEIAHSSIRFGLGRFNTQEEIDYVIDKVNKSVEHLLAMSPLYDMVKEGIDLSTVEWGSH encoded by the coding sequence ATGGCCCCCAAACTCCCGATCTACATGGATCACAACGCAACCACGCCGATGGACCCCAGGGTCCTCGATGTGATGCTTCCGTATTTCACCGAGCACTATGGCAACGCCTCGAGCCGCAACCACAGCTTCGGGTGGGCGGCAGAGGACGGCGTCGATAAGGCCCGCCATCAGGTCGCGAGCCTGATCGGAGCCAACTCCAAGGAGATCATCTGGACCTCCGGTGCGACCGAGTCGAACAACCTGGCCATCAAGGGTGTCGCGGAGATGTACGCCAGCAAAGGCAAGCACATTATCTCGGCGTCCCACGAGCACAAGGCCGTGCTCGACCCCTGCAAGCGCCTGCAGCGTGAGGGCTTTGAGGTCACCTTCCTCGATCCCAACGAGGACGGTGTTATCTACGCAGAACAGGTCCGCGAGGCGATGCGCGACGACACGATCCTCGTCTCGATCATGTGGGCCAACAACGAGGTCGGCACCGTCAACGAGATCCCTGAAATCGGTGCCCTCTGTAAAGACCGAGGTGTGCTGTTCCACACCGATGCCACCCAGTGGGTCGGCAAGATGCCGACCGATGTCGAAGCTGCGGGCGTAGACCTGCTCTCGGCGACGGCTCACAAGATGTACGGCCCGAAGGGCGCTGGCTTCCTCTACGTCCGTCGGCGTAAGCCCCGCGTGCGTCTGGCCCCGCTCATCGACGGCGGCGGGCACGAACGCGGCATGCGCTCGGGCACTCTCAACGTCACCGGGATTGTCGGTCTCGGTGCCGCCTGCGAGATCTGTGCTAACGAGATGGAATCCGAAGCCAAGAAACTCTCGACTCTGCGCGATCGCCTGATCGAGGGCATCTGTGGAAAGCTCGAAACCGCCGTGCTCAACGGCCACAAGACCCGACGGCTCCCGCACACGGCGAACATCAGCTTCCCCTATGTGGAAGGTGAGTCGTTGATGATGGCGATGAAGGAAATTGCAGTCAGTTCCGGCTCGGCCTGCACCTCAGCCTCCCTCGAACCGAGCTATGTCCTCAAGGCGCTTGGCGCTGGCGACGAGATCGCCCACAGTTCGATCCGCTTTGGCCTGGGCCGATTCAACACGCAGGAAGAAATCGATTACGTCATCGACAAGGTCAACAAGAGTGTCGAGCACCTGCTCGCCATGAGCCCGCTCTACGACATGGTCAAAGAAGGCATCGACCTCTCGACCGTCGAGTGGGGCAGCCACTAA